A genomic region of Thermovirga sp. contains the following coding sequences:
- the rplW gene encoding 50S ribosomal protein L23 — protein MKSLPQDIILRPIITEKSSRLMEHNKYTFEVHPKANKIEVRNAVSSIFKVKVVKVRTLYVRPKPKRMGAFLGKSRAWKKAIVTVAAGERIEFFEGAGA, from the coding sequence ATGAAATCATTGCCGCAGGACATCATCCTGAGGCCGATCATCACGGAAAAGAGCAGCCGGCTGATGGAACATAACAAGTATACGTTCGAGGTTCACCCGAAGGCCAACAAGATCGAGGTCAGGAACGCCGTGTCCTCCATTTTCAAGGTCAAGGTGGTCAAGGTGAGAACCCTGTACGTCAGGCCGAAACCCAAGAGGATGGGGGCCTTCCTGGGCAAATCCAGGGCCTGGAAGAAGGCCATCGTAACCGTCGCTGCCGGCGAGCGC